The following are encoded in a window of Amphibacillus xylanus NBRC 15112 genomic DNA:
- the tgt gene encoding tRNA guanosine(34) transglycosylase Tgt gives MTAIRYELIKTCKQTGARLGRVHTPHGSFETPIFMPVGTLATVKTMSPEELKEINAQIILSNTYHLWLRPGEDIIKEAGGLHQFMNWDRPILTDSGGFQVFSLSDLRKIEEEGVHFRNHISGEKLFLTPEKATQIQNALGSDIMMAFDECPPYPAEHKYMKNSVERTSRWAERCLEAHERPEDQGLFGIIQGGEYKDLRKQSAQDLTSLDFPGYAIGGLSVGEPKDIMNDILEFTTPLLPSDKPRYLMGVGSADSLIDGAIRGIDMFDCVLPTRVARNGTLMTSQGRLVVRNAKFARDFSPLDPNCDCYTCKNYSRAYIRHLIKTDEIFGLRLTTYHNLYFLLNLMEQVREAIKADRLGDFREEFFESYGFNKPNAKNF, from the coding sequence ATGACAGCAATTAGATATGAATTAATTAAAACATGTAAACAAACAGGTGCACGTCTTGGTCGTGTTCACACACCACACGGTTCATTTGAGACACCTATATTCATGCCAGTTGGTACGCTTGCAACTGTTAAAACGATGAGTCCTGAGGAATTAAAAGAAATAAATGCGCAAATTATTTTATCTAACACATACCACTTATGGCTTAGACCTGGTGAAGATATTATTAAAGAAGCGGGTGGATTACACCAATTCATGAATTGGGATCGTCCAATTTTAACTGACTCTGGTGGTTTTCAAGTATTCAGTCTAAGTGATTTACGCAAAATTGAAGAAGAAGGGGTTCATTTTAGAAACCACATTAGTGGAGAGAAGCTATTCTTAACACCAGAAAAAGCAACTCAAATTCAAAATGCCCTTGGTTCTGATATTATGATGGCGTTTGATGAATGTCCACCTTATCCAGCAGAACATAAGTATATGAAAAACTCTGTTGAACGAACAAGTCGTTGGGCTGAGCGTTGTTTAGAAGCACACGAACGTCCTGAAGACCAAGGCTTATTCGGTATTATTCAAGGAGGAGAATATAAAGATTTACGTAAACAGAGTGCACAAGATCTGACATCACTTGATTTCCCAGGTTATGCAATTGGGGGACTATCAGTAGGTGAACCAAAAGATATAATGAATGATATTCTCGAATTTACGACACCACTATTACCAAGTGATAAACCACGTTACTTAATGGGGGTTGGATCGGCAGATTCACTAATTGATGGGGCGATTCGTGGTATTGATATGTTTGACTGTGTCCTACCTACTCGTGTTGCACGAAATGGTACATTGATGACATCACAAGGCCGTTTAGTTGTCAGAAATGCTAAGTTTGCCCGTGATTTTTCACCATTGGATCCAAATTGTGATTGCTACACATGTAAAAATTATAGTCGCGCATATATTCGTCACTTGATAAAAACAGATGAAATTTTCGGATTACGACTTACTACTTATCATAATCTTTATTTTCTGTTAAACTTAATGGAGCAAGTACGTGAAGCAATAAAAGCAGATCGACTTGGTGATTTCAGGGAAGAATTCTTTGAAAGTTATGGGTTTAATAAACCTAACGCAAAAAATTTCTAA
- the yajC gene encoding preprotein translocase subunit YajC, whose amino-acid sequence MENLILLNAGAEQAPSIFSLLLPFIIMAVVFYFLLIRPQQKRQKAVNQMQADLKKGDKIVTIGGLHGVIHALDEATIQIDVGGGRKLTYDRSAIKNVVEVEETTAE is encoded by the coding sequence ATGGAAAACTTAATTCTTTTAAATGCAGGAGCTGAACAGGCGCCATCAATCTTCAGTTTATTACTACCATTTATCATAATGGCAGTTGTATTTTACTTCTTATTGATCCGCCCACAGCAAAAACGTCAAAAAGCAGTAAATCAAATGCAAGCAGATTTGAAGAAAGGCGATAAAATTGTTACAATTGGTGGCCTTCATGGTGTGATTCATGCATTAGATGAAGCAACAATTCAAATCGACGTAGGTGGTGGTCGTAAGCTTACATATGACCGATCAGCTATTAAAAATGTTGTTGAAGTAGAAGAAACAACAGCAGAATAA
- a CDS encoding TIGR04086 family membrane protein has protein sequence MKKSLTAVMYGWLSIIILLVITSMILAIFLRFTSLTNPLLNQLAMILSCLIMFISGLVSGIKAKQKGWIIGLMLSVSYSFVIYLFSYLGYGEHFSMIQWLTHLGFLIVTMIGAIFGVNIAGDRGSN, from the coding sequence GTGAAAAAAAGTTTAACTGCCGTCATGTATGGCTGGTTATCTATTATTATTTTACTGGTTATAACAAGTATGATACTCGCTATTTTTTTACGTTTTACTTCACTAACCAACCCTTTATTAAATCAACTAGCGATGATTTTAAGTTGTTTAATTATGTTTATTAGCGGATTAGTGAGCGGAATTAAAGCTAAACAAAAAGGTTGGATCATTGGACTAATGTTAAGTGTAAGTTATAGTTTTGTTATTTATTTATTTTCGTACTTAGGATACGGTGAACATTTCTCAATGATTCAATGGCTTACACACTTAGGTTTTCTAATTGTTACAATGATAGGGGCAATTTTTGGTGTTAACATTGCAGGTGATAGAGGATCAAATTAA
- a CDS encoding DUF421 domain-containing protein gives MGKREIGELSLLDIVISIMMAELAIIVIGDTSKHLFASIVPMLVLVVIQRVTAYISLKSKKFRDWFEGKPSIIILNGRIDKKEMQNHRYNFDDLILQLHEKGVKCVQDVEYAILEPSGKLSVFPKEKPESTGFVHLLIADGEIMEDSLKMIDKTKEWLKAELSKQGFDQIEQILYCTLDGANRWYIDLDTSKR, from the coding sequence ATGGGAAAGAGAGAGATTGGTGAGCTAAGTTTACTTGATATTGTCATTTCAATTATGATGGCGGAACTCGCGATTATTGTAATAGGCGATACATCAAAGCACTTATTTGCTTCAATTGTTCCGATGTTAGTTCTAGTAGTGATCCAGCGTGTAACTGCATATATTTCATTAAAAAGTAAAAAATTTCGCGATTGGTTTGAGGGTAAACCATCCATTATCATTTTAAACGGGAGAATTGATAAAAAAGAGATGCAAAACCATCGGTATAACTTTGATGATTTAATCTTGCAACTTCATGAAAAAGGAGTGAAGTGTGTGCAAGACGTGGAGTATGCAATATTAGAACCTTCAGGAAAACTGTCTGTATTTCCAAAAGAGAAACCAGAATCAACCGGATTTGTCCATCTTTTGATTGCAGACGGTGAAATCATGGAGGACTCATTAAAAATGATTGATAAAACGAAGGAATGGTTAAAAGCTGAATTGAGTAAACAAGGTTTTGATCAGATTGAACAAATTCTTTACTGTACGCTTGATGGTGCGAACCGTTGGTATATTGATCTAGACACAAGTAAACGCTAA
- the spoVB gene encoding stage V sporulation protein B, whose product MSKQSFLKGTVILIGAGLVTRVIGFFNRILMVRLMGEEGIGLYNMAIPTLFLVFTLSQIGLPTAIAKRVAEANVKNNQKQVKSILITSLIITSLLSLFFVALILFTAPYIAKYLLTDTRTVYPLMAMTPMIPITGLTSVLRGYFQGLQNMKPQSYAQVIEQIVRTVTISFFVNLLIPYGIEFAVVGAMISGIVGELISFLYLLSYFKFKRAKNLRNQFLISLKSGQKTIRSLFSIAIPSTGSRLISALSSFLEPILVAQSLAFAGFSTTFITKQYGLLTGFAMPLLFFPTFITHALAIALIPNISEADARSAHVTVHYRINQAIRISFASGAIATVILLLFSEPILELMYGSSQASHLIKFLAPFYLFVYLQFPLNSALQALDYAKVAMWNTLISTIIKYVILVLFTSQVAFGIFGTALALAVTAILTTLLHYGSLKKLIGYDFGLVNMIKMLCLVCLTYFSGKGLMSLLPNYQVNFSSLSLIIALLCMIYLIFVFGLKIITFEELKPLFKKR is encoded by the coding sequence ATGTCGAAGCAATCTTTTTTAAAAGGAACAGTCATTTTAATTGGCGCGGGCCTAGTCACACGTGTTATTGGCTTCTTTAATCGAATCCTTATGGTGAGATTAATGGGAGAAGAAGGTATTGGTTTATACAATATGGCGATACCAACCTTATTTCTCGTTTTTACGTTATCTCAAATAGGATTACCGACAGCTATTGCAAAACGAGTAGCAGAAGCAAATGTAAAAAATAATCAAAAACAAGTAAAAAGCATCTTAATCACATCACTTATTATAACTAGTCTTTTGAGTTTATTTTTTGTTGCACTTATTCTTTTCACAGCACCATATATCGCTAAGTATTTATTAACTGATACAAGAACAGTTTACCCGTTAATGGCGATGACACCGATGATCCCAATTACCGGTTTGACCTCAGTACTACGAGGCTATTTTCAAGGCTTACAAAATATGAAGCCTCAAAGCTACGCACAAGTGATTGAACAAATCGTGCGTACTGTGACTATCTCTTTTTTCGTTAACCTCTTAATTCCTTATGGTATTGAATTTGCAGTAGTTGGCGCCATGATTTCGGGGATTGTCGGTGAATTAATTTCATTCCTCTATTTATTAAGTTATTTTAAATTTAAGCGAGCAAAAAATTTAAGAAATCAATTTTTAATCTCATTAAAGAGTGGGCAGAAAACGATTCGATCATTATTTTCAATTGCAATCCCAAGTACAGGGAGTCGTTTAATTAGTGCATTATCGAGTTTTTTAGAACCAATTTTAGTGGCTCAAAGTCTTGCCTTTGCTGGTTTTAGTACAACCTTTATTACAAAACAATATGGACTGTTAACTGGATTCGCTATGCCGTTACTATTCTTTCCTACTTTTATTACACACGCTCTAGCGATCGCATTAATTCCTAATATTAGTGAAGCAGATGCAAGAAGTGCTCATGTAACTGTTCATTACCGGATTAACCAAGCCATTCGGATCTCATTCGCATCAGGAGCAATTGCAACTGTCATTCTACTGTTATTTTCCGAACCAATTCTCGAGCTAATGTACGGTAGTAGTCAAGCAAGTCATTTAATAAAATTCCTAGCACCATTTTATTTATTTGTCTATTTACAATTCCCATTGAACTCAGCTTTACAAGCACTTGACTATGCTAAAGTAGCGATGTGGAATACATTAATCTCCACAATTATTAAATATGTTATTTTAGTGCTGTTTACGTCACAAGTTGCATTCGGAATTTTTGGAACTGCGTTAGCATTAGCTGTAACTGCGATATTAACAACATTATTGCATTATGGCAGCTTAAAAAAGTTGATTGGTTATGATTTTGGTTTAGTAAATATGATAAAAATGCTATGTCTAGTTTGCCTAACATATTTTTCTGGCAAAGGACTAATGAGTTTATTGCCAAACTACCAAGTGAATTTTTCAAGTTTATCTCTAATAATCGCTCTATTATGTATGATTTATCTTATTTTTGTATTTGGATTAAAAATCATTACCTTTGAAGAATTAAAACCTTTATTTAAAAAACGCTAA
- a CDS encoding post-transcriptional regulator: MIEKHVEDWKPLIHRVIESKAAEFRLLGYGDVTTEAVWNCLLKKVWRKEKVMKLHQVVEDVFHLSGHHYMSYITMETYQSDDLMASIAAVTNME, encoded by the coding sequence ATGATTGAAAAACATGTTGAGGATTGGAAACCGCTAATACATAGGGTAATTGAAAGTAAAGCAGCCGAATTTCGACTATTAGGATATGGTGACGTCACAACTGAAGCTGTTTGGAATTGTTTATTAAAAAAGGTCTGGCGGAAAGAAAAAGTAATGAAACTTCATCAAGTCGTCGAAGATGTTTTTCATTTAAGTGGCCATCACTATATGTCATACATAACAATGGAAACGTATCAATCAGATGATTTAATGGCTTCAATTGCTGCAGTTACGAATATGGAAT